One Vigna unguiculata cultivar IT97K-499-35 chromosome 7, ASM411807v1, whole genome shotgun sequence genomic region harbors:
- the LOC114190024 gene encoding uncharacterized protein LOC114190024: MSYGHGRRSQSSSSYCNNCVQCSVPASRTQALRPICDCGQGAVLRTARTPRNVGRKLWGCANYKRQSEGGDVCCNFFKWWYEDVDEEKEVIIVNQNMKIEDLENVVRDLKKCFNVLAVVVSIVGLINVVMLALMLKD, from the exons ATGAG CTATGGTCATGGTCGAAGAAGCCAATCATCTTCTTCATACTGTAATAACTGCGTGCAGTGTAGTGTTCCCGCTTCTCGCACCCAAGCTTTAAGACCTATTTGTGATTGTGGGCAAGGTGCAGTTCTGAGGACAGCAAGAACTCCGAGAAATGTGGGTAGAAAATTATGGGGTTGTGCTAACTACAAg CGGCAGAGTGAAGGTGGTGATGTTTgctgcaatttttttaaatggtgGTATGAAGACgttgatgaagaaaaagaagttattattgtgaaccaaaacatgaaGATAGAAGATCTCGAGAATGTAGTTAGGGATCTGAAAAAATGCTTTAATGTATTAGCCGTAGTGGTTAGTATCGTTGGGTTGATAAACGTTGTGATGTTGGCGTTGATGCTGAAAGATTGA
- the LOC114189840 gene encoding uncharacterized protein LOC114189840: MRIRKRQVPFPLLPVTHSDPNLINRSPVMVQLNDATTTSLHPSCTFGSAAAAPSLLLDPSQPSDQPLPPIGKPTNGSDESSGGGETQSLRQQRKKQGESLMEDERRREEEGGGGHKGNDTRKGRISWSETVSPSSPPKQDGRWSEGEKAFPPKKRRGAFESATEDNSNDEEDNDDDKRGSKMKMKRMKTKMNRKCSRRGGGEEEEEEDEYEEEVARETKGEVHVGKKRVRGGALMEGSRCSRVNGRGWRCCQQTLVGYSLCEHHLGKGRLRSMTSVRNKSNIGTTSGAPKSNNNAKSESSSLEKQTPKSFTEDPLGKDAAENVVDEKKPVIVTKRRMKLGMVKARSISSLLGQSNTEIVAIAEDSDNK; this comes from the exons ATGAGGATCCGTAAGAGGCAAGTGCCTTTCCCTCTATTGCCGGTGACTCACTCAGATCCCAACCTGATCAACCGGTCACCGGTGATGGTGCAACTCAACGATGCCACCACCACCTCACTCCACCCTTCTTGCACTTTTGGTTCGGCTGCTGCTGCACCCTCTCTCCTCTTGGATCCCTCTCAGCCGTCCGATCAGCCTCTCCCTCCGATCGGAAAACCCACCAACGGCTCTGATGAGTCCTCTGGCGGAGGAGAGACACAGAGCTTGAGGCAGCAGCGCAAGAAGCAAGGAGAGTCTTTG ATGGAAGATGAGAGAAGAagggaagaagaaggaggagggGGACATAAGGGTAATGATACCAG GAAAGGAAGAATCTCGTGGTCTGAGACAGTTTCACCTTCAAGCCCTCCTAAACAAG ATGGGAGATGGAGCGAGGGAGAGAAAGCTTTCCCTCCCAAGAAACGAAGAGGGGCGTTCGAGAGTGCAACAGAGGATAACAGCAACGATGAGGAGGATAACGATGATGATAAGAGGGGTtcgaagatgaagatgaagagaaTGAAGACAAAGATGAACAGGAAGTGTTCGAGGCGAGGTGGaggagaagaggaagaagaagaggatgAGTACGAAGAAGAGGTAGCGAGAGAAACGAAAGGTGAAGTGCATGTTGGTAAGAAGAGGGTAAGGGGTGGTGCACTGATGGAAGGTTCAAGGTGCAGTCGTGTGAATGGGAGAGGATGGAGGTGTTGTCAACAAACCCTGGTGGGTTACTCTCTCTGCGAGCATCACTTGGGGAAGGGAAGGTTGAGGAGCATGACGAGTGTGAGAAACAAGTCCAATATTGGCACAACCAGTGGTGCACCAAAGAGCAACAATAATGCAAAGTCTGAGTCTTCTTCCTTAGAGAAGCAAACACCAAAGAGTTTCACCGAAGACCCTTTGGGAAAAGATGCTGCTGAAAACGTTGTTGATGAGAAGAAGCCGGTGATTGTCACGAAGAGGAGGATGAAGCTTGGAATGGTGAAAGCTCGATCCATAAGCAGCTTGCTGGGACAGTCAAACACTGAAATTGTTGCCATAGCCGAGGATAGTGATAACAAGTAA